A window of the Streptomyces sp. NBC_01351 genome harbors these coding sequences:
- a CDS encoding VOC family protein encodes MVLVAADAPGAPCWLSLMTRDLQAAERFYGAVLGWTFRRGVFGRASSVAELDGVPVAGIGATAGESAVPVAWTVYFAVDDADAAVAGIRARGGTVGVGPVSYPPRGRAALATDPEGAAFGVWEGEALTEWRVGDGEAPAWVELHTRDAFDAAVFYGEVLEWVGGEDEDEDEDAACCEVSYEDDRVVLRRAGRAVARLNSGPVDATAARPQLRPHWLVHFKVPDLERARRAVVAHGGTVVPDEAGWGGVDQYVTVCDPDGGLFTLDLDQPRPGPGHRSHRMP; translated from the coding sequence ATGGTGCTCGTGGCAGCGGACGCACCGGGTGCGCCGTGCTGGCTGAGCCTGATGACGCGCGACCTGCAGGCCGCGGAGCGCTTCTACGGGGCGGTGCTGGGCTGGACGTTCCGGCGCGGCGTGTTCGGGCGGGCCTCCTCGGTGGCCGAGCTGGACGGCGTACCGGTGGCGGGGATCGGAGCGACGGCCGGGGAGTCGGCCGTGCCCGTGGCGTGGACGGTGTACTTCGCGGTCGACGACGCCGACGCGGCGGTGGCCGGGATCCGGGCACGCGGGGGCACGGTCGGGGTGGGGCCGGTGTCCTATCCGCCCCGTGGGCGGGCGGCGCTCGCCACCGATCCCGAGGGGGCGGCCTTCGGTGTCTGGGAGGGAGAAGCGCTCACCGAGTGGCGCGTCGGTGACGGCGAGGCACCCGCATGGGTGGAGCTGCACACCCGCGACGCCTTCGACGCGGCCGTGTTCTACGGCGAGGTCCTGGAGTGGGTCGGGGGCGAGGATGAGGACGAGGACGAGGACGCCGCGTGCTGCGAGGTCTCCTACGAGGACGACCGGGTCGTCCTGCGGCGCGCGGGCCGGGCCGTCGCGCGCTTGAACAGCGGCCCCGTCGACGCCACCGCCGCGAGGCCGCAGCTGCGGCCCCACTGGCTGGTCCACTTCAAAGTCCCGGATCTGGAGCGGGCACGGAGGGCGGTCGTCGCGCACGGCGGCACGGTCGTCCCTGACGAGGCCGGATGGGGCGGCGTGGACCAGTACGTGACGGTGTGCGATCCGGACGGCGGGCTGTTCACGCTCGACCTCGACCAGCCGCGCCCCGGCCCGGGCCACCGCAGCCACCGCATGCCGTGA
- a CDS encoding winged helix DNA-binding domain-containing protein — MDRQGLLAPAPATESSPADIAGRMLGAHAQVASAAELSIALRLEGATRTDVRDALTGGHAPAGKDGQTQRPGPGRLVKTFGPRGTIHLLPARDLPWWTGALSSLPARPSPFRPEARMTATQTDEVVAAIGDALTGAELTVDELTEAIVARTGSWAADPVMPSFQTMWPRWRQVTHTAAHRGVLAFGRDRGRKVTYTNPGCAPASPTRSVHELVDRYLRAYGPATPQDFATWLAAPTGWAAELFATLGRSNRIEEVPFATGRAWLATGDTAFPDEPARGVRLLPYFDAYVIAARPRELLFPGSAATRALAGGQAGNFPVLLVDGTAAGVWYQRRTGRRIALTVEPLEHLGTAHRRALDEQVERTGAMLEAAAELTLGTVSVGPHA, encoded by the coding sequence ATGGACCGGCAGGGGCTCCTCGCCCCCGCCCCGGCCACCGAGTCCTCGCCGGCCGACATCGCCGGGCGGATGCTCGGCGCGCACGCCCAGGTGGCGTCCGCGGCGGAACTCTCCATCGCGCTGCGCCTGGAGGGCGCGACCCGCACGGACGTGCGCGACGCGCTCACCGGCGGGCACGCGCCGGCCGGAAAGGACGGCCAGACCCAAAGACCGGGACCGGGCCGGCTGGTCAAGACCTTCGGGCCGCGCGGCACCATCCACCTCCTGCCGGCCCGGGACCTGCCGTGGTGGACCGGGGCCCTGTCCTCCCTGCCCGCCCGCCCGAGCCCGTTCCGCCCGGAGGCCCGGATGACGGCCACCCAGACGGACGAGGTGGTCGCCGCGATCGGCGACGCCCTGACCGGCGCCGAACTGACGGTGGACGAGCTCACCGAGGCGATCGTGGCGCGGACCGGATCCTGGGCCGCGGACCCGGTGATGCCCTCCTTCCAGACCATGTGGCCGCGCTGGCGCCAGGTCACGCACACCGCCGCCCACCGCGGGGTACTGGCCTTCGGCCGCGACCGGGGGCGCAAGGTCACCTACACGAACCCCGGCTGCGCCCCCGCCTCCCCCACCCGGTCGGTGCACGAGCTGGTGGACCGCTACCTGCGCGCCTACGGGCCCGCCACCCCCCAGGACTTCGCCACCTGGCTCGCCGCACCCACCGGGTGGGCCGCCGAGCTCTTCGCCACCCTCGGGCGGAGCAACCGCATCGAGGAGGTGCCCTTCGCGACCGGCCGGGCCTGGCTCGCCACCGGCGACACCGCCTTCCCGGACGAACCCGCGCGCGGGGTGCGCCTGCTCCCGTACTTCGACGCGTACGTGATCGCCGCCCGCCCCCGCGAGCTGCTCTTCCCCGGTTCCGCGGCCACCCGCGCGCTGGCCGGCGGGCAGGCCGGCAACTTCCCGGTCCTGCTGGTCGACGGTACGGCCGCCGGAGTCTGGTACCAGCGCCGAACGGGTCGCCGCATCGCGCTCACCGTGGAGCCGCTGGAGCACCTGGGCACGGCCCACCGCCGCGCGCTGGACGAGCAGGTGGAGCGTACGGGTGCGATGCTCGAAGCCGCCGCGGAGCTCACCCTCGGCACGGTCTCCGTAGGCCCCCACGCCTGA
- a CDS encoding DUF6131 family protein, translating into MLVLGIILLLIGWLTGIGILWTIGIVLIVVGAVLWILGSLGHAVGGRRHYW; encoded by the coding sequence ATGCTCGTCCTCGGAATCATCTTGTTGCTCATCGGCTGGCTGACCGGCATCGGCATCCTGTGGACGATCGGAATCGTCCTGATCGTGGTCGGTGCGGTCCTGTGGATCCTGGGATCGCTCGGACACGCGGTCGGCGGCCGTCGCCACTACTGGTGA
- a CDS encoding DUF6328 family protein, protein MSTETGRDETAEERADRRWQELIQEIRVAQTGVQILFGFLLTVAFTPVFHGLATTDKTTYMVTVVLGSLATGALIGPVAFHRLVTGRRMKPETVRWAARMTFVGLVLLLATCSAALFLVLRVASDNSLVPWLVGGVVGWYLLCWFALPLWVRIRHTSEE, encoded by the coding sequence ATGTCCACGGAGACCGGACGGGACGAGACCGCGGAGGAGCGCGCGGACCGGCGGTGGCAGGAGCTCATCCAGGAGATCCGCGTCGCCCAGACGGGCGTCCAGATCCTGTTCGGTTTCCTGCTCACGGTCGCCTTCACCCCCGTGTTCCACGGCCTGGCCACCACCGACAAGACGACCTACATGGTCACGGTGGTCCTGGGCTCGCTGGCCACGGGTGCGCTGATCGGGCCGGTCGCCTTCCACCGTCTGGTCACGGGCCGCCGAATGAAACCCGAGACGGTCAGGTGGGCCGCGCGGATGACCTTCGTCGGCCTGGTCCTGCTGCTGGCCACCTGCTCCGCGGCCCTCTTCCTCGTCCTGCGGGTCGCCTCGGACAACTCCCTCGTCCCCTGGCTCGTGGGAGGCGTGGTGGGCTGGTACCTGCTGTGCTGGTTCGCGCTGCCGCTGTGGGTCCGGATCCGCCACACTTCCGAGGAGTGA
- a CDS encoding TOPRIM nucleotidyl transferase/hydrolase domain-containing protein, which translates to MDELTRFRLALVAWADGGAEADAAAEVARELAGGGVRTIVLVEGSSDQVALEALAVRHGRDLGAEGVAVVPLGGATRIGRFLDLCGPPGLGLPLAGLCDIGEERYFRRHLQRVGLGSGPAHAELETFGFHVCVADLEDELIRAVGAEGVQQVIEAQGEMRPFRTFQGQPAQRERPLEHQLRRFMGTHSGRKALYAQALVAHVRPERVPRPLERLLTHV; encoded by the coding sequence GTGGACGAGTTGACGCGATTCCGCCTGGCGCTGGTCGCGTGGGCGGACGGCGGAGCGGAGGCGGACGCGGCCGCCGAGGTGGCCCGGGAGCTGGCCGGCGGCGGTGTACGGACGATCGTGCTCGTCGAGGGGAGCAGTGATCAGGTCGCGCTCGAAGCGCTGGCCGTGCGCCACGGCCGCGACCTCGGAGCGGAGGGCGTCGCGGTGGTACCGCTCGGAGGAGCGACGCGCATCGGGCGCTTCCTGGACCTGTGCGGCCCGCCCGGGCTCGGGCTCCCGTTGGCCGGCCTCTGCGACATCGGCGAGGAACGGTACTTCCGGCGTCATCTCCAGCGGGTCGGGCTCGGGTCCGGTCCGGCACACGCCGAGCTGGAGACGTTCGGCTTCCACGTCTGCGTCGCCGACCTGGAGGACGAGCTGATCCGCGCCGTCGGGGCCGAGGGCGTGCAGCAGGTGATCGAGGCCCAGGGCGAGATGCGCCCCTTCCGTACCTTCCAGGGCCAGCCGGCCCAGCGGGAACGGCCCCTGGAACACCAGTTGCGGCGCTTCATGGGCACGCACAGCGGCCGCAAGGCGCTCTACGCGCAGGCGCTGGTGGCGCACGTGCGGCCCGAGCGCGTCCCCCGGCCGCTGGAGCGCCTCCTCACGCACGTCTGA
- a CDS encoding plasmid stabilization protein, whose translation MPRGSSPKRERQYEHIKESVEQRGESPERAKEIAARTVNKERARAGESKTASRTSLEDMSSYERGGKRSHSGARGPTKEQLYNEARQRNIKGRSQMDKAELERALGR comes from the coding sequence ATGCCTCGCGGTTCCAGTCCCAAGCGTGAACGCCAGTACGAACACATCAAGGAGAGCGTCGAGCAGCGGGGCGAGAGCCCGGAGCGGGCCAAGGAGATCGCGGCCCGCACCGTCAACAAGGAACGCGCCCGGGCCGGCGAGTCGAAGACGGCGAGCCGTACCTCGCTTGAGGACATGTCGTCCTACGAGCGCGGAGGGAAGCGCTCCCACAGCGGGGCCCGAGGGCCGACGAAGGAGCAGCTCTACAACGAGGCCAGGCAGCGCAACATCAAGGGCCGCTCCCAGATGGACAAGGCCGAACTGGAGCGCGCCCTCGGCCGCTGA
- a CDS encoding hemerythrin domain-containing protein, with the protein MKDQDVVEAILEDHRTMEELFRRMRSVEADRAKALEELSALLVAHGEAEEAEVYGALKRFKNVDNEEVEHGEKEHTEGNKALLALLEVDDVGSDEWDARLEDLVEAVTHHLDEEERTILNGARENVPDERRAELGAAFLRERGEQLASGCGSIENVRGIVGK; encoded by the coding sequence ATGAAGGACCAGGATGTCGTCGAGGCGATCCTCGAAGACCATCGCACCATGGAGGAGCTGTTCCGCCGCATGCGGAGCGTCGAGGCCGATCGTGCGAAGGCACTGGAGGAGCTTTCGGCCCTGCTCGTCGCGCACGGCGAGGCGGAGGAGGCCGAGGTCTACGGCGCGCTCAAACGCTTCAAGAACGTGGACAACGAGGAAGTGGAGCACGGGGAGAAGGAGCACACCGAGGGCAACAAGGCGCTGCTGGCACTCCTGGAAGTGGACGACGTCGGCTCCGACGAGTGGGACGCGCGACTGGAGGACCTGGTCGAGGCGGTGACCCACCACCTGGACGAGGAGGAACGGACGATCCTCAACGGCGCCCGGGAGAACGTCCCCGACGAGCGCAGGGCCGAGCTGGGCGCCGCGTTCCTGCGGGAGCGCGGGGAGCAGCTGGCGTCCGGGTGCGGCAGCATCGAGAACGTGCGCGGCATCGTGGGCAAGTGA
- a CDS encoding acylphosphatase: protein MVRKRVIVSGVVQGVFFRDTCRREALAHGVSGWVRNLPDGDVEALFEGGEDAVEAMVRWSRTGPAAAVVRAVEVHEEPVAPEAPSGFDVRPTPRDGR from the coding sequence ATGGTACGCAAGCGCGTGATCGTGTCGGGCGTCGTGCAAGGCGTGTTCTTCCGGGACACCTGCCGCCGTGAGGCGCTGGCGCACGGTGTGTCGGGATGGGTGCGCAACCTGCCCGACGGCGATGTCGAGGCCCTGTTCGAAGGGGGCGAGGACGCCGTCGAGGCGATGGTGCGGTGGTCACGTACGGGGCCGGCCGCGGCCGTGGTCCGGGCCGTCGAGGTCCACGAGGAGCCCGTCGCGCCCGAGGCGCCGAGCGGCTTCGACGTACGGCCCACTCCCCGGGACGGGCGCTGA
- the katG gene encoding catalase/peroxidase HPI yields the protein MSGSESENPAIPSPAPAPNRPRTNRDWWPNQLDLQVLHQHSAGSNPMGEDFDYAEAFATLDVDALKRDVFEVMTASQDWWPADYGHYGPLFIRMSWHAAGTYRIEDGRGGGGSGAQRFAPLNSWPDNASLDKARRLLWPVKQKYGRKVSWADLLVFAGNCAMESMGFKTFGFGFGREDIWEPEEIFWGSEDTWLGDERYSGDRELSGPFGAVQMGLIYVNPEGPNGNPDPLAAARDIRETFARMAMNDEETVALIVGGHTFGKCHGAVDPEYIGPEPEACPVELQGLGWVNSYGSGKGVDSLTSGLEGAWTSEPTKWDNGYLDNLFRYDWELTTSPAGAQQWTPTDPSAQGTVPDAHDPSKRHAPMMLTTDLSLKLDPVYAPISKSFHENPAKLADAFAKAWYKLLHRDMGPLSRYLGPWIPAPQLWQDPVPAVDHALVGDAEIADLKARVLSSGLSVSQLAGTAWAAAASFRGTDKRGGANGARIRLAPQKDWEVNASPEVGEVLETLERIRQEFNASQSGATAVSLADLIVLGGCAAVERAAKDAGHSVTVPFAPGRTDASQEQTDVEAFAVLEPRADGFRNYVRPGEKLPPETLLLDRAGMLNLTAPEMTVLVGGMRALNTGFRGSRHGVFTDRPGTLTNDFFVNLLDMGTQWKASTSAENVFEGRDHAKGEVKWTATAVDLVLGSNSQLRALSEVYASADAGEKFVRDFVAAWDKVMNLDRFDLA from the coding sequence GTGTCCGGCAGCGAAAGCGAGAACCCAGCAATCCCCTCCCCGGCCCCCGCGCCGAATCGACCCCGGACGAACCGGGACTGGTGGCCGAACCAGCTGGACCTTCAGGTTCTGCACCAGCACTCGGCCGGCTCCAATCCGATGGGCGAGGACTTCGACTACGCGGAAGCGTTCGCGACCCTGGACGTCGATGCGCTGAAGCGGGACGTCTTCGAGGTGATGACGGCGTCGCAGGACTGGTGGCCCGCCGACTACGGCCACTACGGGCCGCTCTTCATCCGGATGAGCTGGCACGCCGCGGGTACGTACCGCATCGAGGACGGCCGGGGCGGTGGCGGCTCCGGGGCTCAGCGTTTCGCCCCGCTCAACAGCTGGCCGGACAACGCGAGCCTCGACAAGGCACGCCGTTTGCTCTGGCCGGTCAAGCAGAAGTACGGCCGGAAGGTCTCGTGGGCCGACCTTCTGGTTTTCGCCGGAAACTGCGCCATGGAATCCATGGGATTCAAGACGTTCGGATTCGGATTCGGACGTGAGGACATCTGGGAACCGGAGGAAATCTTCTGGGGCTCCGAGGACACGTGGCTCGGGGACGAGCGCTACAGCGGCGACCGGGAACTCTCCGGCCCGTTCGGCGCGGTGCAGATGGGCCTGATTTACGTCAATCCGGAAGGGCCCAACGGAAATCCGGATCCGCTGGCCGCCGCCAGGGACATCCGCGAGACGTTCGCGCGCATGGCGATGAACGACGAGGAGACGGTTGCCCTCATCGTCGGCGGCCACACGTTCGGCAAGTGCCACGGCGCGGTCGATCCCGAGTACATCGGCCCGGAACCCGAGGCCTGCCCGGTCGAACTGCAGGGGCTCGGCTGGGTGAACTCGTACGGCAGTGGCAAGGGCGTCGACTCGCTCACCAGCGGGCTCGAGGGCGCGTGGACCTCCGAGCCGACCAAGTGGGACAACGGATACCTGGACAACCTCTTCCGGTACGACTGGGAGCTGACGACGAGCCCGGCCGGTGCGCAGCAGTGGACCCCCACCGACCCGTCGGCCCAGGGCACGGTGCCCGATGCGCACGACCCGTCGAAGCGGCACGCTCCGATGATGCTGACGACGGACCTCTCGCTGAAGCTGGATCCGGTCTACGCGCCGATCTCGAAGAGCTTCCACGAGAACCCGGCCAAGCTCGCGGACGCCTTCGCCAAGGCCTGGTACAAGCTGTTGCACCGCGACATGGGGCCCCTCTCGCGGTACCTCGGGCCGTGGATTCCCGCGCCGCAGCTGTGGCAGGACCCCGTGCCCGCCGTCGATCACGCGCTCGTCGGGGACGCGGAGATCGCCGACCTCAAGGCCCGGGTCCTCTCCTCGGGGCTGTCGGTCTCCCAGCTGGCCGGCACCGCTTGGGCGGCGGCGGCGAGCTTCCGCGGCACCGACAAGCGCGGCGGGGCCAACGGAGCCCGGATTCGCCTCGCACCGCAGAAGGACTGGGAGGTCAACGCCTCGCCCGAGGTGGGCGAGGTGCTGGAGACCCTGGAGCGGATCCGGCAGGAGTTCAACGCCTCGCAGAGCGGAGCGACGGCGGTTTCGCTCGCCGATCTGATCGTGCTGGGCGGGTGCGCGGCCGTCGAGCGGGCCGCGAAGGATGCCGGGCACTCCGTCACGGTGCCGTTCGCACCGGGGCGTACGGACGCCTCGCAGGAGCAGACCGACGTGGAGGCGTTCGCCGTACTCGAACCCAGGGCGGACGGGTTCCGCAACTACGTGCGGCCCGGGGAGAAGCTGCCGCCGGAGACCCTCCTGCTGGACCGTGCCGGCATGCTGAACCTGACCGCGCCCGAGATGACGGTGCTGGTCGGCGGCATGCGGGCGCTGAACACCGGCTTCCGGGGGTCCCGGCACGGCGTGTTCACCGACCGGCCGGGGACGTTGACCAACGACTTCTTCGTCAACCTGCTCGACATGGGGACGCAGTGGAAGGCGTCGACCTCGGCCGAGAACGTGTTCGAAGGCCGGGACCACGCCAAGGGCGAGGTCAAGTGGACCGCCACCGCGGTCGACCTCGTCCTCGGCTCGAACTCCCAGCTCCGCGCCCTCTCGGAGGTCTACGCGTCGGCGGACGCGGGAGAGAAGTTCGTACGTGATTTCGTGGCGGCGTGGGACAAGGTGATGAACCTCGACAGGTTCGACCTCGCCTGA
- a CDS encoding SAV_915 family protein, protein MCLFLYDDDPEPEERSPAGPLYVPARPGGAHLLVRLFRTPLGTRTAVGFTTPDRLAATLGADQPWIRLSEAAVRALAAPLGVSLLTVDPTLTAPPVASAASPGPIGGPMPQVPETTARTA, encoded by the coding sequence ATGTGTTTGTTCCTGTACGACGACGACCCCGAGCCCGAAGAACGGAGCCCGGCCGGGCCCCTGTACGTGCCCGCCCGGCCGGGAGGAGCGCACCTGCTGGTGCGGCTGTTCCGCACCCCGCTCGGAACGCGTACCGCCGTCGGTTTCACCACCCCGGACCGGCTGGCCGCCACGCTCGGCGCGGACCAGCCCTGGATCCGGCTCTCCGAGGCCGCGGTGCGCGCGCTGGCCGCACCTCTCGGCGTATCCCTGCTGACCGTCGACCCCACCCTCACGGCGCCCCCGGTCGCCTCGGCGGCGAGCCCCGGCCCGATCGGGGGGCCGATGCCACAGGTGCCCGAGACCACGGCCCGGACCGCCTGA
- a CDS encoding nucleoside hydrolase: MPVPIIIDCDPGHDDALAIMLAAGDPAVDLLAITTVAGNQTLDKTTLNARRVCTVAGITDVPIAAGCDRPLVQPLGVAADVHGASGLDGPMFPEPTVDIVQEHAVELIHRTLAEHPRPVTLVPTAPLTNIALLLTRYPQDAARIHEIVLMGGSTERGNRTPAAEFNVVTDPEAADIVFRSGVPVTMCGLNVTHQALATPEVVARFEGLGTPLGRVCSDLLTFFASTYRTLWGFPHPPLHDPVAVARVIDPGLVHCVDANVVVELHGQYTRGATVVDLHRYVDRPVNARAAVRLETDLFWDRLVSAVATLGARMPPSHPDNGTTDRPER, encoded by the coding sequence GTGCCCGTTCCGATCATCATCGACTGCGATCCAGGACACGACGACGCCCTCGCGATCATGCTGGCGGCCGGCGACCCGGCGGTCGACCTGCTGGCCATCACGACGGTCGCGGGCAATCAGACGCTCGACAAGACCACCCTGAACGCGCGCCGCGTCTGCACGGTCGCCGGGATCACCGACGTGCCCATCGCGGCCGGTTGTGACCGGCCGCTCGTCCAGCCGCTCGGCGTCGCGGCGGACGTGCACGGGGCCTCCGGCCTCGACGGGCCCATGTTCCCGGAACCCACCGTGGACATCGTCCAGGAGCACGCGGTGGAACTCATCCACCGGACGCTGGCCGAGCATCCACGACCCGTCACCCTCGTGCCGACCGCACCGCTGACCAACATCGCCCTGCTGCTGACCCGCTATCCGCAGGACGCCGCCCGTATCCACGAGATCGTCCTGATGGGCGGCTCGACGGAGCGGGGCAACCGCACCCCGGCGGCCGAGTTCAACGTCGTGACGGATCCCGAGGCCGCCGACATCGTCTTCCGCAGCGGCGTGCCCGTCACCATGTGCGGTCTCAACGTCACCCACCAGGCGCTGGCCACGCCCGAGGTGGTGGCCCGCTTCGAGGGGCTCGGTACGCCCCTCGGGCGCGTCTGTTCCGACCTGCTGACCTTCTTCGCGTCCACGTACCGCACGCTGTGGGGGTTCCCGCACCCGCCGCTGCACGACCCCGTCGCGGTGGCGCGCGTCATCGACCCGGGGCTCGTGCACTGCGTGGACGCCAACGTCGTCGTGGAGTTGCACGGCCAGTACACGCGCGGCGCCACCGTGGTGGACCTGCACCGCTACGTGGACCGCCCGGTCAACGCCAGGGCCGCGGTGCGCTTGGAGACCGACCTCTTCTGGGACCGGCTGGTCTCCGCCGTCGCGACGCTCGGGGCCCGCATGCCGCCTTCGCATCCGGATAATGGAACGACTGACCGACCGGAGAGATGA
- a CDS encoding cytochrome P450, which produces MSGHAIDSTLSLLAHGYAWAPDLRRAHDGAPVVHTRLMGRPAVLLHGPDAVALFYDESLVQRHGAVPVSVLDTLFGRGAVHTLDGARHRGRKELLVSLLMSPEGIGGLSARVESGWREAVSDWEGRSVVLFDEVAAVLAGAVCDWVGLPVTDEAAREIAEDCVAMVEGFSTAGPRHVRARRARRRQEQGLLAAVERVRIHDPHLVSGTVVETIALHREPDGTLLDPHTAAVDILNIIRPTVAITWFVTFAAHALHRHPGQRDQLRGEDPGHARAFAHEVRRFYPFVPFIGGLAAHDITFAGEQVPAGTLLLLDVYGHHHDPALWPRPYHFSPGRFLGHDPGGVAELIPQGGGDARTGHRCPGEDVTLSLLTTLASDLARLDLVVPQQDLSIPLSRIPTRPRSGFVISVEPRSRSDHASRFQSQA; this is translated from the coding sequence ATGTCCGGTCATGCCATCGACAGCACCCTCTCCCTGCTGGCCCACGGCTATGCCTGGGCCCCCGATCTGCGCCGGGCCCACGACGGCGCGCCGGTGGTGCACACCCGCCTGATGGGGCGGCCCGCCGTACTGCTGCACGGTCCCGACGCCGTGGCCCTCTTCTACGACGAGAGCCTCGTACAGCGGCACGGCGCCGTGCCGGTGTCCGTGCTCGACACCCTTTTCGGCAGGGGAGCGGTCCACACCCTGGACGGTGCACGCCACCGGGGGCGCAAGGAGCTGCTGGTGTCGCTGCTCATGTCGCCGGAGGGGATCGGCGGCCTGAGCGCGCGGGTCGAGAGCGGCTGGCGCGAGGCCGTGAGCGACTGGGAGGGCCGCAGCGTGGTGCTGTTCGACGAAGTGGCCGCCGTGCTCGCGGGAGCGGTGTGCGACTGGGTGGGTCTGCCGGTCACCGACGAAGCGGCCCGTGAGATCGCCGAGGACTGCGTGGCCATGGTCGAGGGTTTCTCCACGGCCGGGCCCCGGCACGTACGGGCCCGGCGCGCCAGGCGCCGCCAGGAGCAGGGTCTCCTGGCCGCCGTCGAACGCGTCCGCATACACGACCCGCACCTGGTCTCCGGGACGGTCGTGGAGACGATCGCCCTGCACCGGGAACCGGACGGCACCCTGCTCGATCCGCACACGGCGGCCGTCGACATCCTCAACATCATCCGTCCGACCGTCGCCATCACCTGGTTCGTCACGTTCGCCGCGCACGCGCTGCACCGCCACCCCGGCCAGCGTGACCAGCTGCGCGGCGAAGACCCGGGCCACGCCCGCGCCTTCGCCCACGAGGTCCGTCGCTTCTATCCGTTCGTGCCCTTCATCGGCGGCCTGGCCGCCCACGACATCACCTTCGCCGGTGAGCAGGTCCCGGCCGGAACGCTCCTCCTCCTCGACGTGTACGGGCACCACCACGACCCCGCGCTGTGGCCGCGGCCCTACCACTTCTCCCCGGGGCGCTTCCTGGGCCACGATCCCGGCGGCGTCGCCGAACTGATCCCGCAGGGCGGCGGGGACGCGCGGACCGGCCACCGGTGTCCGGGCGAGGACGTCACCCTCTCGCTGCTCACCACGCTCGCGTCGGACCTCGCCCGTCTGGACCTCGTCGTACCGCAACAAGACCTGTCCATCCCGCTGAGCCGGATCCCCACCCGGCCCCGCAGCGGATTCGTCATCTCGGTCGAACCCCGGTCAAGGAGTGACCATGCCTCGCGGTTCCAGTCCCAAGCGTGA
- a CDS encoding STAS domain-containing protein yields the protein MVATAEGDRFTVEVRHVRGATVLRLGGELDHDTAEPLREALEAVSVEGGGRLLVDFTDVDFCDSTGLNVLLRGRLTAEQAGARIELVGLRRPVERMFRITGADEIFPVYADVAEALAGHPQHR from the coding sequence ATGGTTGCCACAGCGGAGGGCGACCGGTTCACCGTCGAGGTTCGGCATGTCCGGGGGGCAACCGTTCTCCGGCTCGGCGGAGAGTTGGACCACGATACGGCCGAGCCGCTGAGAGAGGCGCTCGAAGCCGTATCCGTCGAGGGGGGCGGACGTTTGCTGGTGGACTTCACCGACGTGGACTTCTGTGATTCGACGGGATTGAACGTCTTGCTGCGCGGACGGCTCACGGCCGAGCAGGCCGGGGCCAGGATCGAGCTCGTGGGCCTTCGTCGGCCGGTCGAGCGAATGTTCCGGATCACCGGCGCGGACGAGATCTTTCCCGTTTACGCTGACGTCGCAGAGGCACTGGCGGGACACCCGCAGCACCGTTAG
- a CDS encoding Fur family transcriptional regulator yields the protein MSDLLERLRECGWRMTSQRRVVAEVLEGEHVHLTADEVHARAAQLLPEISRATVYNTLSELVSLGEVAEVSAQGRAKRYDPNAHHPHQHLVCSECGTIRDVHPTGDPLAGLPAQERFGFTVSEVEVTYRGLCPDCAARPPHTDTPGFGP from the coding sequence ATGAGTGACCTGCTGGAGCGATTGCGAGAGTGCGGGTGGCGCATGACGTCCCAGCGTCGTGTCGTCGCGGAGGTCCTGGAGGGCGAGCACGTCCACCTCACAGCCGACGAGGTGCACGCCCGCGCGGCGCAGCTGCTGCCCGAGATCTCCCGGGCGACCGTCTACAACACCCTCAGTGAACTGGTCTCGCTCGGCGAGGTCGCGGAGGTCTCCGCCCAGGGCCGCGCGAAACGCTACGACCCCAACGCGCACCACCCGCACCAGCACCTGGTGTGCTCCGAGTGCGGCACCATCCGAGACGTCCACCCGACCGGCGACCCCCTGGCCGGCCTCCCGGCCCAGGAGCGGTTCGGCTTCACGGTCTCCGAGGTCGAGGTCACCTACCGCGGGCTGTGCCCTGACTGCGCGGCCCGTCCGCCGCACACGGACACGCCCGGTTTTGGACCGTGA